Genomic segment of Panicum virgatum strain AP13 chromosome 2K, P.virgatum_v5, whole genome shotgun sequence:
ATGTCAAAAGTCATGCAGTAATAGATGCCCATATGATGCAGCATGAGACTGGAGTAAACTGAGGCCAAAAACAATGATCACAAATGACCTTTTGGACTTGGACTGGAGAAAACTGGGGCAGCCATATGTAATATGTTGATTGTTTTTAACTTTTTTGACCTCTATAATAAAAAAACTTTGTTGACCGTCATGATTATGCGGCATTTGCAGCCGTTCTGTCAAATCAAATGGACATTCCTATGAAGCTGTTATTTCTGGGTTAAGATATGACCGGAAAATCATTGAAATTAACGCTCTTTCCATGGAAAACAAGCAGATATTTTAGAATATTGTCGGCTCTCCAGCATCTTCATCTCTGAAGCTTGATGTTGCGTTTCCAGCCTGCTGACCGCCGTGTTCTCGGTGGCACTCTACAAGTACAGATGCTTGAAGCTCACCCCGCTGTTTGATCCGCCGTAGTTACGTCGAGCGACTGAACACTGCGCCGCACAGGATGACTTGTCGGATTGGCAGTTGGACCTGATCACCTCAGTCCCCGCAATCATTCAGCCAGACGTCGGCAGACGATTCCGCTTACTGCAAAGCAACGGGCGTCAGCTTGATGGTCACGAAGAACGGAGGGAGAACATCTCGTGGATAGGAGAAATTGAACGGTTCCATGGTTCAGCGTTGCTGACTCGTGTAACTGTCTCCGGTGCCTGGTTCCACTTCCACCAGGTGTTAGTAGTCAATCTTGGTGCTTCTGTTACGGTACATGAGAATGAGATACTGACAAGACCGAAATTCAGAAACTTCTATGGAAAGTGAAGTCCCGGCTAAGATGCAGACGAAACCATGGGTTGACAACTGGAAGAGTTTGCGTAGGGTAAGAGGAGTGTGGTGCACAAGTTGCTATCTTCTTTTTCACTAAAGGTTCAAAGGGTCTATTCCGTGGACTCTAAACCAATTGCTTCCGTGTTCGAGATAAAAAAAACAATTGCTTCTAATATTTCAAGTCCTTGCAgattaggagttgtatttttaCTATTACGTGAATGAATTAACTTCTTGGGTGCCAAAACATTTTGTGTGATAATATATATGGTTCTCAACTTGACATTATGCATTTAGGGCATGgtgaattttttctttttgaaaactcAGGGATTTAACCAATGGTGAACTCTGTATCACAATCACAAGAACATGATTAGTGAATAACTTTCGTGTTACACTAGAAACCTGGCGCGGCTTTGCCGCGCCCTCGGTGTGGCTTAGCCAGTGTTATGCGGTGGTAAAATATTAAGCATCATAGTACATATTACATATGCCATAGGGCAAACAACTGTTGTTTCTCAGACATGATCACAATAGCTTGGGGAACCCAGTTAGTGGGCCCTCGGCCCCAGACACACTGATTTTTAAAACAGTTTCTTAGAAGTCGGAACTCTCTGATGATGGATTGAAAGCCACCTGATCACCACAATCCAAGTTGTGTCCAGAGTGCTCAGGGCCAACTGTTGGTAATGAGATACCATAGTTGTGATTCCTGGTGAACATCAACAAGCGGATCCAAGATTATCAACAAAGTGACAtatcaatttgacctgtaaacaGGAATAGTGCCTCTGCCATAGTACTCATTGCAATCATGAGAGTAGCTCTGACTGGGGCTCAATTCATGGTTGTAGCAAAGCCCCCAAGCCATTGCACCACCATGTGATTCACTATATCCATCTGATAGAAGACATAGTTACAGTACTTATCAGAAGCTACTTGGTAAAAAATCAGATTAATGTGCAGAATATTCCAAATTAGGCATCGTGGCTATCTCTTTCTGAGATTTATGGAATCGGGTGATAGATTGCTGGGTatcaggaaactgttcggagggAAGTTTCTATAGCTAATGAAAATTTTCTATAGCTAATATGATGATTTGGGAAACTCTGTTAGCTTAGAATAATTAGAGACAATTTCAGATTAGATATGGTACCacttaaattatttttttcaattaaaTGACAGCCGAATAAGATCTTGTGGAGATTTATATGACTGAATGGGCAATAGAACAAACCTAGCAAAGCAAAAAATGTGTGTTGTATTGTCATTTCATCAAATAGTAAACAAGCATGGAAGCAGATGAGGAGTTTGACACTTCAATCAATATGGGTTGATTACATAGATGAAATGAAATTTAGCTAACATATAAGTACTACTTGAAGAATGGGGTTCACTACAGCAATTTCAGCATACAGTTTTCTATACTAGATAGCATTTTGGATCATAGTTTGGGGAAGCAGAAGCAATATGGTTTAGAAAGGCATACCTGTTACAGGAAGCTGGGATCACTTTGGATCTCGGTAAGTGGCCGGCGGAGAGGCGTGAACGAGGCGGTCGCCGGTCGGCACAACAATGTGAAGGTTGGCGTCGCCGGCCCCGTTGACGAAGACGGCGGGGTTGGCGTGGCCGTCGGCTGCGTCACCTGCGATGAGATCAAACGTCTAGGCCCTCGTGTTTCTCTTTGTATTGTATACCAGATCGAGCGTATGGGGAAGGAACTTCTGTGTGAATTCAAGAAGTTGTGCGTTAGAGGTGCGGTCTTGTGGAAGGCGAAGTGTATCTGAGATTTGTGGAAGAACTGTGGTGGAAAAGGATACCGGAGCAACGGAAGATATTTAGCTTGTGTTCCGGCTTGCCGTCGGCACGGCTCCTCCTCCGCTCGGGAAGTTTCTAGCGATTCAGAAGAGGAAGCGTCGCGAGTTTCCTTGCTGGAGTACTAAGCACGTTCAGAAAGATTCTTGTCTCCAATATGTGCGTTCAGGAAGCTAACCTATATACGCTTGCTTTTCTCCAGCCGTTGCTTGAGAATCTAATGGACCAAAATTGTTGTAGACGTGGCGCTACATGGGATCGATTTTCACCCAAGTGCAGGGTCAAGTTTCGTCTATTAAAGATGTATTTCCATAAATAACTAAATAGTGTaagttatcaaaaaaaaaaactaaatagcGTAATACTGCAAGTTCATTCCAACAAGTGTATTTGCATATATTGGGTGGAAATGGATGTTACCCTCTCTGCATTCCATCCTGAAACAAGAATGACCATTCTACTCTTATCAGCTGAAAGCCTGAAACCACTGTCCTCACTTCTTTGCACGGCTTCCAAGCTTTGGCCTCTGCTCCTCCTCTCCTgttctcctccttcccttcagTATTGCATCGGTGGGACTGGCATCCTTACGGATAGCAGGCACAGAGCCGGTAGCAGCTCTGCTCCTCCCTTTCAGTGCTGCTGTAGCCTGCACATTGTCCGGGTTTGCAGCGGGTGGGCATGATAGTCTCCTGGCGGTGCCACCATTAACCTTCTTATCCTTTGCACCAACTGAAGAATCATTCAACCGAGGTTTTGTCGTGGTTTCTGTAACGTTCTTCGATGCCTTGTCCAGTCTGACATCATTCTTGACTGCTTTTGATGGTTGAGATTTGCTGCCTGAAGTTTTCTTGGATGCTTTGGTGgctgtagtagtagtagttggagctgcaggaatTGAATTGTGCTGCCTATTCGTCAGAGATGTATAGCTGGACCTCTTATCTATTTTGTAAGCTGAATCCTGCTCTTTAGATGGTGCAGCAGCTTCTCTGTTGAGGTTTTTCTTTGATGACGAAGAGCTGGGCCTTGCTTTTGGAGTCACAGACctggtggagctggaggtaggcGATCCAGACGATGTTGATGCACTTGTAGCATGAGGCTTGCTTGAGAACTGTTCAAGTTTCACAATATCACAGTAAGATCAGGGAAAAAAGAACTCCACATTTTTCTTgtctttttttacaaaaaaaaagaaattgtaCTTAAAATATCAAATGTTTCCCTTTTGGCTTGGATATGATTGGAGAAAACATGGTATTAGATCAGCAGATATTTGCTGAACATGTTACTGCATCAGCTTCTCAAAAGATTAGGTGGTTATTAGTGGAATGTTTGATTGAGTAGTTCAGCTTGGTGACAGTTGAACTACTTCGTCATTTACATGTAAAGGGAAAGGTATAAGTGCAACATTCATCATACCCTTGAAGTTCTGACTGGCTGAAGGATAGGCAGCTCCTTTTGAAAAATCATCTGGGAGGAGTTGGCTTCCATCTCAAGGGAGGGAAATAGTGGTGTCGCTGGAGGAGTCTTGAGCCTGAAATGAACTGCTA
This window contains:
- the LOC120684436 gene encoding mucin-5AC-like isoform X1: MHLLSQRLRAFVDCSGLVINDLCPLKMDRVKRFTGKAKGALAVPVRRDEDESLVLFGELYKHEKERDVNLLEPMFSVEFEAVQGDGRMFKLPSGKRDYLLPDGEKHDYDWLKTPPATPLFPSLEMEANSSQMIFQKELPILQPVRTSRFSSKPHATSASTSSGSPTSSSTRSVTPKARPSSSSSKKNLNREAAAPSKEQDSAYKIDKRSSYTSLTNRQHNSIPAAPTTTTTATKASKKTSGSKSQPSKAVKNDVRLDKASKNVTETTTKPRLNDSSVGAKDKKVNGGTARRLSCPPAANPDNVQATAALKGRSRAATGSVPAIRKDASPTDAILKGRRRTGEEEQRPKLGSRAKK
- the LOC120684436 gene encoding putative protein TPRXL isoform X2 yields the protein MDRVKRFTGKAKGALAVPVRRDEDESLVLFGELYKHEKERDVNLLEPMFSVEFEAVQGDGRMFKLPSGKRDYLLPDGEKHDYDWLKTPPATPLFPSLEMEANSSQMIFQKELPILQPVRTSRFSSKPHATSASTSSGSPTSSSTRSVTPKARPSSSSSKKNLNREAAAPSKEQDSAYKIDKRSSYTSLTNRQHNSIPAAPTTTTTATKASKKTSGSKSQPSKAVKNDVRLDKASKNVTETTTKPRLNDSSVGAKDKKVNGGTARRLSCPPAANPDNVQATAALKGRSRAATGSVPAIRKDASPTDAILKGRRRTGEEEQRPKLGSRAKK
- the LOC120684436 gene encoding putative protein TPRXL isoform X3: MVACLSFLQGKGITSCQMVKSMTMIVHFRLKTPPATPLFPSLEMEANSSQMIFQKELPILQPVRTSRFSSKPHATSASTSSGSPTSSSTRSVTPKARPSSSSSKKNLNREAAAPSKEQDSAYKIDKRSSYTSLTNRQHNSIPAAPTTTTTATKASKKTSGSKSQPSKAVKNDVRLDKASKNVTETTTKPRLNDSSVGAKDKKVNGGTARRLSCPPAANPDNVQATAALKGRSRAATGSVPAIRKDASPTDAILKGRRRTGEEEQRPKLGSRAKK